A portion of the Paenibacillus sp. PvR098 genome contains these proteins:
- the rimI gene encoding ribosomal protein S18-alanine N-acetyltransferase: MERKHVTEPIPENAVQFRAMRDEDIPVICEIERESFTTPWTAGAFENELASNQFAQYLVIEHDGEIAGYGGMWLILEEAHVTNIAIREKYRGRKLGERLLTEMQRTASFYGAVRMTLEVRPSNVIAQRLYEKKGFRSVGVRRGYYTDNKEDAIIMWADLPKTNRVQK; this comes from the coding sequence ATGGAACGTAAGCATGTAACGGAACCTATCCCTGAAAATGCCGTGCAGTTTAGAGCGATGCGGGATGAGGATATCCCGGTCATCTGTGAGATCGAACGGGAGTCGTTTACGACGCCTTGGACAGCCGGGGCGTTTGAGAACGAGCTTGCCAGCAATCAGTTCGCTCAGTATCTTGTGATTGAGCATGACGGGGAGATTGCCGGTTACGGCGGGATGTGGCTTATTCTGGAAGAGGCGCACGTCACTAATATTGCTATTCGGGAGAAGTACCGCGGACGCAAGCTTGGAGAGCGGCTTCTGACAGAAATGCAGAGAACCGCGAGCTTCTACGGTGCGGTCCGGATGACGCTTGAGGTGCGACCGTCCAATGTGATTGCCCAACGGCTGTACGAGAAGAAGGGATTCCGCTCCGTAGGTGTTCGCCGGGGATATTATACTGATAATAAGGAAGACGCGATTATCATGTGGGCGGATCTTCCCAAAACGAACCGGGTTCAGAAATAG
- the tsaB gene encoding tRNA (adenosine(37)-N6)-threonylcarbamoyltransferase complex dimerization subunit type 1 TsaB, whose product MMTRTGTDQTYQNAKLMLSVDTSTACMTTALTRGDVLVGEITSRAERNHSLYLVPMLQRLMAEAGVRPMELDGFAVGVGPGSYTGVRIGVTVAKTFAWTHKLGLLGVSSLEAMALGGAEAAVSGVSFGLAEETVEVHEGGLGGMDRVLGETIKSGETMWLIPLIDARRGQAFTALYEAGPSGWSCAVPDSIRLTAAWTEELLQLAAERKPGRIVFTGELEQHSEAIRSFASRSTGCVEETVHGLRARHIAELGRIRWERGETEDVHGLVPNYTQLAEAEAKLLAKRS is encoded by the coding sequence ATGATGACTAGAACGGGAACGGATCAAACATATCAAAATGCCAAGCTAATGCTTTCTGTGGATACATCTACGGCTTGCATGACAACAGCACTGACCCGTGGTGATGTGCTTGTGGGAGAGATTACGTCGAGAGCGGAGAGAAATCATTCACTGTACTTAGTACCCATGCTGCAGCGTCTGATGGCGGAGGCCGGTGTAAGGCCGATGGAGCTTGACGGGTTTGCCGTGGGTGTCGGTCCGGGATCTTACACCGGGGTACGCATCGGGGTGACGGTAGCCAAGACGTTTGCATGGACGCATAAGCTGGGGCTGCTCGGAGTGTCTTCATTGGAAGCCATGGCGCTCGGAGGGGCGGAAGCAGCCGTGAGCGGAGTATCGTTCGGCTTGGCCGAGGAAACGGTGGAGGTCCATGAAGGCGGATTGGGCGGGATGGATCGCGTTTTGGGCGAGACGATTAAGTCCGGGGAGACGATGTGGCTGATTCCGCTCATCGATGCGCGGAGGGGTCAGGCGTTCACGGCTTTATACGAAGCGGGGCCTTCCGGTTGGAGTTGTGCGGTTCCCGACAGCATCCGGCTTACTGCCGCTTGGACGGAGGAACTGCTGCAGCTTGCAGCTGAACGCAAACCGGGCAGGATCGTGTTTACCGGAGAGCTGGAACAGCATTCGGAGGCGATTCGATCGTTCGCATCCCGTAGTACGGGATGTGTGGAGGAAACAGTTCACGGCTTGCGGGCCCGCCATATCGCCGAGCTCGGTCGTATTCGATGGGAGCGGGGGGAAACCGAGGATGTTCACGGGTTGGTTCCGAACTATACGCAGCTGGCAGAGGCCGAAGCCAAGCTTCTCGCCAAACGATCGTAG
- the tsaE gene encoding tRNA (adenosine(37)-N6)-threonylcarbamoyltransferase complex ATPase subunit type 1 TsaE, translated as MPLYEYISRGVGDTSQLAEHLASLFIPGTVLTLDGDLGAGKTTFSQSVAKSLGVKGIVNSPTFTIIKEYEGERLPFYHMDVYRLTVEEADELGLDDYFYGQGVTLIEWASIIEELLPPERLALRIEHDGAEGRRFQLIPYGAPYEEWCLKLKENGYI; from the coding sequence ATGCCCTTATATGAATATATTTCTCGCGGCGTGGGGGATACGTCTCAGCTTGCGGAACACTTGGCTTCGTTGTTTATTCCCGGCACGGTACTGACGTTGGACGGGGATTTGGGAGCAGGGAAAACAACGTTCTCCCAATCGGTGGCCAAATCGCTTGGTGTAAAGGGAATTGTAAACAGTCCTACCTTTACTATCATTAAAGAATATGAAGGGGAGCGGCTCCCTTTTTACCATATGGATGTATACCGCTTGACTGTAGAGGAGGCAGACGAGCTCGGGTTGGACGACTATTTTTACGGTCAGGGAGTGACGCTGATCGAATGGGCATCCATCATCGAGGAGCTGCTGCCGCCCGAGCGGCTGGCTCTGCGGATCGAGCATGACGGAGCGGAGGGTCGGCGATTCCAGTTGATTCCCTATGGCGCTCCTTACGAAGAATGGTGCCTGAAGCTGAAGGAGAACGGATATATATGA